In Pirellulales bacterium, the sequence CGTCCGGGGTTTTGGACGAGAGCGTCTCGGCACGCAAGCTTCCCGGGGGGGAAGAACAAGCTCGTTCGCACCGTGCCATCGCGGCCGCGAACGGCTTTGGTTTTCGGAGCCGATGATTCGGCTCCGATTCCGGTGACCTCCTGACGAAGGACTGCACAGCAATGAGCCGGCACTTTTCTCGCATTCGCATCGTGGTCGGACTAGGCCTCTTGCTAGCCGGTGGCTGTGCGCCAACGCAGCCCTTCTATTTCGGCGAGAAAACCGATCTGTCGCACTATATCGGGATGGCCACGAAGATCGAAACGCCCGACGTCAAGCAAGCGAGTCTTGCGGAGACGGCCGATCCGCCCCCGCCACTGTCGCTCTCGAACAGCAAGTTCGTGATCTGGGATTTGAGCCTGCAGGATGCAATCCACATTACCTTGCAGAACAGCAAAGTGATGCGGACCCTGGGTGGCCGCTTCTCCACCACTGGCGGCACGCGTCCGCAAGTCGGCGATCCTTCGACGGTGCTCGAGACCTCGCCTTCCTCGGTCGAAACGGTTTACGAGCCGGCATTGGCCGAATCAAATCCGACTTTAGGCGTGGAAGGCGCGCTCTCCGCATTTGACGCTCAGCTCGCCAGCAGCTTCACCTGGGCGCACACCGATGTGCCGCAAAACGTCGCGCCGGCCTACGCCGGCATCTTCCCACGCGTCGAGATCGAAGATGTCGACACGTTCAATGCCAGCATCACCAAGCGCACGGAGTCGGGCGGTACCGCAAGCGTCACCACGACGGCCATTTACACCGACAGCAATAGCCAAAGCCTCGAGCTGGCGCACGACAATTCGCTGGCCGTCAACTTCGGCTTCACGCAACGGTTGTTGCGCGGCGGCGGGTCGCTGTTCAACCAAATCCACGGTCCGCTCGATGCGACCACCTCCGGCATCGGCGGCGGCTTCAGCGGCGTCATGATCGCCCGCATCAACGACGATATGGCGTTGAACGATTTCGAATCCAACATGACCAATCTGTTGACCGACGTGGAAAATGCCTATTGGGAGCTCTACTATGCCTATCGCGCTCTCGACGCGGGCAAAGTCGGTCGCGACAGTGCCCTGGTAACGTGGCGAAAAGTCTACGCCCTGTATGTCGCCAAAGCGAAAGGGGGCGAAGCCGACAAGGAAGCCCAGGCTCGCGATCAATACTACCAATTCCGCGGCCAGGTCGAGCAGGCATTGGTGGATCTGTATCGCATGGAAAACCGCTTGCGGTTCTTGATGGGCCTGGCGGCCACCGACGGCCGGCTCATTCGCCCGATCAACGAGCCGACCACGGCCAAAGTGCTCTTCGATTGGTGCGACGTGCATAGCGAAGCCCTCGCCCGCAGCGTCTATCTGCGCAAGGAAAAATGGCACATCAAGCAATTGGAACTCGAATTGATCGCCTCGCGGAATCTGTTGCTGCCGAACTTGGACTTCGTCGGCAACTACGAACTCTACGGCTTAGGCGACAATCTGCTCAACAGCACCTACGCCCCCTACAACGGATTGCCGACGCAAACCATCATCGGCAGCAACGCCGGCTCGACGCTCGCCGACGGGCAGTTCGGCAATTGGAACGTCGGGTTGAATTTCAGCGTCCCTATCGGGCTGCGCAAGGAATTGACCACGATCCGCAATCAGCAATTGCAACTCGTCCGCGAGCGATGCATGCTCCAGGACCAGGAACTCGAGCTTTCGCACGACATCACCGACGCGGTGCGCAACGTCGATGTGCAGTATCGCTTGATGCAAACCAACTTCAACCGCCGCCTGGCGAGCGAAGACGAAGTGGCCGCCGATCAGGTGGCCTACGACGCCGGCACCACCACGCTCGATATCCTGTTGCAGGCCGAGCAGGAACGGTCGGTTGCCGAGGCCGCGTACTACCGCTCGCTGATCGACTACAACCGGGCCATTTCGCAGGTGCACTACGTCAAGGGTTCGTTGCCGGAATACGACAATGTGTTCATGGCGGAAGGCCCGTGGCCCGGCAAGGCTTATTTCGACGCCCGCCGGCTGGCCCGGTCGCGTGATGCTGGCATCCAGTTGAATTACGGGTATACTCGACCGGACGTGTTCAGCCGGGGTGAGTATCCGCAATTCGGACCGACCGCGCAAGCGAATGAAACGCATGGCACTCCGACTCCGGCGGCCGCGGGTGCGAGCGGGGAGCCGATTGACACTCCGCAACCGGTGCCGAGCGTGTTGCCCGGCCCGAACGGCGCCGGCGGTCCGAACACCGGACGAACCCCGAGCAGCGTCGTCCCTGGGCGGAGCGCTTCGATCGAGGGCCGCTCGGCGGATGCCGCGGCGGCCGGTTTGCGACCGTTGCCGGCTTCGGCCCGCACGCCGCGCGAGCTACCCGGCGACGGCCCGCAATTGGGCAACGCAACCGGCAGCTCAAACCGCACGGCCTCGGCGAATGGCGACCTCAACTATCCATCGTCGCGGCGAACTCCGGCGAGCAGCAATGTTTCGAGCGGTGTAGAGAGCCCCGGCTGGAAATCGAAAACTTCGGATGAATCTGACTCGGATCCAGCGCCTGCTGAAACTAATCGGACTGCTGCAGGTTGGCAGGGGGCACAACATCCGCTCGCTGGCCAATGATTGCGAGGTCAGCCGGCGGACGATTTTCCGCGACCTCGACGTATTGCGGGCCGCGGGAGTGCCGCTGGAATTCGACGACGAGTTTCAGTCGTATCGCCTTCCGCAAACGTATCTCCTGCCGCCGACCAATTTCTCCGCGGAAGAAGCGTTGGCCGTGTTGGTGCTCTGCGACGAACTTGGCGCCAACCATCGCCTCCCCTTCTACGCACCTGCCCGCAGCGCGGCGATGAAGCTGCATGCCGCTCTTCCCGCGCGGCTGCAAAAATATCTGCGCGACATCACCGGCGCGATTCGCATTCAGTTGCCGCCGGGAGCGGCGATCGACGACAAGCAGCCGATTTATCAGCAATTGATCGACGCGCTCGCCCGCCGGCAATGCGTTCGCATTCGCTACGATAGCTTTTCCGATGGCCAGGTGATCTCCACCCGGCTCAGTCCCTATCGGTTGATGTTTAGCTTGCGGTCGTGGTATGTGATTGGCCGATCGTCGCTGCACCGCGCGACGCGGACGTTTCACGTCGGCCGGATTTTAAAGCTCGAGCCGACCGGCGATGCTTACCGCATCCAGCGCGGCTTTTCGCTCGAACAATATTTGCGCAACGCCTGGCATCTGATTCCCGAGCCCGGACCCGATCGACAGGTGCGCATCCGCTTCGAGAAGCTCGTGGCCCGCAATGTCGCCGAAGTGCGCTGGCATGCGACGCAGCAGACCGAGTTCCAGCCCGACGGCTCCCTCGACTTCCGAGTCACCGTGTCGGGCTTGAAGGAGATTTCCTGGTGGGTGCTTGGCTATGGCGACAAAGCGGAAGTTCTCGAGCCCCCCGAGTTGCGTGCAATGGTCGCCGCCCACGCCGGCCGCATGGCCGAGCAATACGCGGAATAGGCGTGTCGGGCGGCGGTTCCAGTGCACTGGCAAGCGGACCCCGCCAGTGCGAAGCGGCAATCGGCGCGGCCCAGCAAACGCGGGCGAGCGGGGTTTCTCTCAAGAACGACGCCGCATTCTCATTTTGCCGTCAAACGGCGGTTCGCGGCTCGCTTGCGACTTCGCGCGTCGACCGTTACTGTCGCGCGGCCCCCAGCTCATGCACCGCCTCGACTAGCGCGATCGCGTTTTCCGGCGGCGTTTGCGGCAGTACACCGTGGCCGAGATTAAAAATATGTCCGGGCCGGCCGGCAGCCTGCTTTAGAATTCGTTCCGCAGCGCGGCGAATCTCGTGCCGATCGGCCAGCAGCACGGTTGGATCGAGATTGCCTTGCACCGCTTTTTCCGGTCCGACCAACTGCCACGCTTCATCCAGATCGATGCGCCAATCGACGCCGATCACGTCCCCGCCCGCCTCCGCCAACAGCGGCAATAGCGCGGGATTGCCCGTGGCGAAATGAATCACCGGCACGCCCGGCTCGATCGACTCGATCAGCCGCTTCGAGTGCGGCAGAACGAAGCGGCGATAATCGTCGGGCCCCAGCGCGCCGACCCAACTGTCGAACAATTGCACCGCCGAGGCCCCGGCCGCGATCTGGGCATTCAGATATCTTGCGACGGCTCGCGCGAGCCGCTCCAGCAGGGCATGCCAAGCTCCAGCATCGCGATACATGAGCGTCTTGGTGTGCGAAAACGAGCGGCTCGCGCCCCCTTCGACGACATAACTGGCCAGCGTAAACGGCGCTCCGGCGAATCCGATCAGCGGCATGTCGTCGGGCAGGCCGGCCCGCGTTTGCCGCACCGTCTGCATCACGAAATCCAACGGCCCGACATCGTCCAACTCGCGCACCCGTAGGACGTCTCGCGCCTCGCGAACCGGATTATGAATCACCGGCCCTTCGCCGCGGGCGAATTCCAAATCCAGGCCCATCGGTTCGAGGATCGGCAAAAGATCGGAAAAGATAATCGCCGCATCGACGCCAAGCCGTCGCACCGTCGTGATCATCACCTCGGCGCACAGGGCCGGGTTCTTGCACAATTCCAGAAACGTCAATTTTTCCCGCACGGCCCGATACTCGGGCATGTAGCGCCCCGCCTGCCGCATCAACCAGATCGGCACCCGTTCGACCGGTTCGCGGCGGCAGGCTTTCATGAACAGACTGTTTTGCCAAGCCGGAACGGCCCCGTTTGCGTTTTGCGGCGGTGCGGCAGCAGTCGCTTTCAGCGGCCCGGACTGCGCGGATCGCTTGCCCGCCAACAATTCGCCGGCGCGGCTCGCGGCGGCGGCCACGAGATGCCCCATCGCCGAGCGTTCGGGCTCGAAGTCGATCGGCAATTGATGCTGGCGCAGCGTTTCGCTCGTGTCGGGCCCGATCGAGCCGACCACCGCGCGCGCCAAACCGCCGCGCACTTGTTCCGCGAGCCCCATCCGTGCGGCGATCGTCAAAAGATTCGTCGCTTGTTGGCTGGAGGTGAACAGGGCCACATCGATTTGCCCCGCCGCGATAGCGCGCACATTCGCTTCGAGCGGCCCAAGGTCTTCCGGCAATTCCCAGCGGTACACCTTGAGCGCCCGCACGGTCGCTCCGCGAGCTTCCAGCCCGGCCAGCAGGCTCGCGTTCGTCTGGCCATATTCGATGAGCGCGACGGTGCGATTCACCGGCGGTACGCTGCGATCGAACACCGAGAGCACTTCGCGCCACGTGTTCGGATCGGCCGTGCGGTGCGTCGGCGTCAACCCGAGCTCGCGGAGCGCGGCGGTCGGCTTCGGTCCGCGGGCGATCGTGATCACATCCGAAAGCGATTCCAAAAATCGTTTGCGATCGACCTGCCGATCGAGTTGCGACATCAAGAGCCGAATACCGACGCCGGTCATGAACACGACCACATCGATCTGCCCGGTCATCAAATGCCCGGCAAAATCGATGGCTTCAGGATTCTTGGCCTCGGCCACTTCGCGCATCGAAGGGCTGATCGACGGCAGCCCGCCGAAGCGCGCGACCATTGCGGCCATGTCTTCCGCCCGCCGGCTCTCAAATCCGGCCACGCGCAGCCCGGCGAAACTCGGTGTATTATTCGTCATAGGCCCTATCGTAGCTCCCCGTGTGGCACTGGCAAGCGCAGTCTGCCGTTGTGGCCCTTGGGGCTGGCTGCCCCATCTCAAGTCGATCGGACGGCCGATGTGCCATTGCATCCTCGCCGTCCTGGCCCGGATGATTCAGTGCGCCGGGAATTCGCTACACGTAGCGAAACGGTAGCCCGAAGCGTTAGCGAGGGTAAGCCTCGGTGGCCCCCTCGCTTACGCTTCGGGCTAGTGTGGCGGCATGAATAATCCGGGATAGCGGCGCTCGCACTGGCCGACTGCGCTGGCCAGCGGCACACCGCGGCTTTGCCGCCGGATTGCGAGCTTGGTACGATGAGCATGGCAATTCTTTGCACCGACCACATTGTACCGGCACCGTATGACGACCGCTCCGTTCGATCAATTGCAAACCGATTTGCAGGGCAATTCTCAGCGAAGTGGCGTCGAGGCCGGGCTGGAG encodes:
- the hemE gene encoding uroporphyrinogen decarboxylase, translating into MTNNTPSFAGLRVAGFESRRAEDMAAMVARFGGLPSISPSMREVAEAKNPEAIDFAGHLMTGQIDVVVFMTGVGIRLLMSQLDRQVDRKRFLESLSDVITIARGPKPTAALRELGLTPTHRTADPNTWREVLSVFDRSVPPVNRTVALIEYGQTNASLLAGLEARGATVRALKVYRWELPEDLGPLEANVRAIAAGQIDVALFTSSQQATNLLTIAARMGLAEQVRGGLARAVVGSIGPDTSETLRQHQLPIDFEPERSAMGHLVAAAASRAGELLAGKRSAQSGPLKATAAAPPQNANGAVPAWQNSLFMKACRREPVERVPIWLMRQAGRYMPEYRAVREKLTFLELCKNPALCAEVMITTVRRLGVDAAIIFSDLLPILEPMGLDLEFARGEGPVIHNPVREARDVLRVRELDDVGPLDFVMQTVRQTRAGLPDDMPLIGFAGAPFTLASYVVEGGASRSFSHTKTLMYRDAGAWHALLERLARAVARYLNAQIAAGASAVQLFDSWVGALGPDDYRRFVLPHSKRLIESIEPGVPVIHFATGNPALLPLLAEAGGDVIGVDWRIDLDEAWQLVGPEKAVQGNLDPTVLLADRHEIRRAAERILKQAAGRPGHIFNLGHGVLPQTPPENAIALVEAVHELGAARQ
- a CDS encoding WYL domain-containing protein, giving the protein MNLTRIQRLLKLIGLLQVGRGHNIRSLANDCEVSRRTIFRDLDVLRAAGVPLEFDDEFQSYRLPQTYLLPPTNFSAEEALAVLVLCDELGANHRLPFYAPARSAAMKLHAALPARLQKYLRDITGAIRIQLPPGAAIDDKQPIYQQLIDALARRQCVRIRYDSFSDGQVISTRLSPYRLMFSLRSWYVIGRSSLHRATRTFHVGRILKLEPTGDAYRIQRGFSLEQYLRNAWHLIPEPGPDRQVRIRFEKLVARNVAEVRWHATQQTEFQPDGSLDFRVTVSGLKEISWWVLGYGDKAEVLEPPELRAMVAAHAGRMAEQYAE
- a CDS encoding TolC family protein translates to MSRHFSRIRIVVGLGLLLAGGCAPTQPFYFGEKTDLSHYIGMATKIETPDVKQASLAETADPPPPLSLSNSKFVIWDLSLQDAIHITLQNSKVMRTLGGRFSTTGGTRPQVGDPSTVLETSPSSVETVYEPALAESNPTLGVEGALSAFDAQLASSFTWAHTDVPQNVAPAYAGIFPRVEIEDVDTFNASITKRTESGGTASVTTTAIYTDSNSQSLELAHDNSLAVNFGFTQRLLRGGGSLFNQIHGPLDATTSGIGGGFSGVMIARINDDMALNDFESNMTNLLTDVENAYWELYYAYRALDAGKVGRDSALVTWRKVYALYVAKAKGGEADKEAQARDQYYQFRGQVEQALVDLYRMENRLRFLMGLAATDGRLIRPINEPTTAKVLFDWCDVHSEALARSVYLRKEKWHIKQLELELIASRNLLLPNLDFVGNYELYGLGDNLLNSTYAPYNGLPTQTIIGSNAGSTLADGQFGNWNVGLNFSVPIGLRKELTTIRNQQLQLVRERCMLQDQELELSHDITDAVRNVDVQYRLMQTNFNRRLASEDEVAADQVAYDAGTTTLDILLQAEQERSVAEAAYYRSLIDYNRAISQVHYVKGSLPEYDNVFMAEGPWPGKAYFDARRLARSRDAGIQLNYGYTRPDVFSRGEYPQFGPTAQANETHGTPTPAAAGASGEPIDTPQPVPSVLPGPNGAGGPNTGRTPSSVVPGRSASIEGRSADAAAAGLRPLPASARTPRELPGDGPQLGNATGSSNRTASANGDLNYPSSRRTPASSNVSSGVESPGWKSKTSDESDSDPAPAETNRTAAGWQGAQHPLAGQ